One region of Thunnus albacares chromosome 20, fThuAlb1.1, whole genome shotgun sequence genomic DNA includes:
- the sec31b gene encoding protein transport protein Sec31A, with protein sequence MRLKEIQRTAHQAWSPAGHHPIYLALGTSAQQLDASFNTTAALEIFEVDFSDPSLDMQLKGSLPTSNRLHSIVWVNFGMGADGTGGRLVGGSENGTLTVYNPEAIMNSGAETVVGQSDKHTGPVRALDFNPFQSNLLASGANDSEIYIWDLNNFSSPMTPGAKAQPAEDISVVSWNRQVQHILASANPSGKAVVWDLRKNEPIIKISDHSNRMHCSGMLWHPDVATQLVLASEDDRMPVLQMWDLRFATSPLKVLENHTRGILSISWSQADSELLLSSAKDNRILCWNPNTGEVIYELPTTNQWCFDVQWCPRNPALLSAASFDGKITVYSVMGGSLKAQQQSTADKISSSFDSMDPFGTGQVLPPLQVPQPTVQDTIVPPLKKPPKWVRRPVGASFAFGGKLITFENPKMPPVQSPQPVPRQVFVSQVTTETEFLQRSRELQVALQSGSFNNYCQAKIQNATSDAEQDIWKFLLVNFEDEARIKFLRLLGFSKDELDKKISKCLGKNFQPNGHAVDAEDLAKKMLQLSTERSDEAASVADARTSGSVSPADFFSQTPKEVSNFQIPVSCDTDGLISQALLVGNFEGAVDLCLNDGRYAEAILLSISGGEELLKKTQQKYLSKQKNSISMLISSVVTQNWRDIVQSCELDNWKEALAALLTYAHPEDFARLCDTLGGRLEHEGTEKRCLQACLCYICSGNIEKLVECWALHRDCSSPLGLEDLVEKVMMLRKSIERLRNSEVAVQSPILAEKLTCYAGILAAEGSLTTAMTYLPENSDQPGITMLRNRLFHAQGEAAVGQQPPNSKPTPAAQPNAPKAQIMGQRQPSAPSQVVAPPLPSMFNSQGVPANTGPGLPPSSHVLPPSVTRPAMRPSYPQHPAPAPGFLPHQPFQPQPLSVGGPSAFPPPGPAMPAANLSGPMLQPSSTITGGMPPMPSPGVPPTSFMPSTSLPSVPMPPSSQPGAPVPMYPGGHQVPAPSMAPGPYAPPGSGYPQGGPGAPAVKPFSAPAVAPPPTGYFPWLSSQCEYEGSQEGWNDPPAVRGGPRKKKVPDNYTPPTPITVPVMGFAGEAPQPHEHAQVPPGAPQEPSVQLLQQLPAERVEQKEIPTEHMVLKSTFDSLVQRCQLAAGDPQTKRKLDDAAKRLGFLYDKLREQSLSHNILNGLHEIGRCVANQNYQRGLEVHTQVVSSSNFSEISAFMPILKVVMTIANKLGV encoded by the exons ATGAGGCTGAAGGAGATCCAGAGGACTGCCCACCAGGCGTGGAGTCCTGCCGGGCACCATCCTATCTACCTGGCCTTAG GCACATCAGCACAACAGCTGGATGCCTCTTTCAACACCACAGCAGCCCTGGAGATATTTGAGGTGGATTTTTCTGATCCCTCTCTGGACATGCAGCTTAAAGGGTCATTACCCACCTCAAACAG GTTGCACAGTATTGTGTGGGTGAATTTTGGAATGGGAGCAGACGGTACAGGAGGGAGACTAGTTGGTGGCAGTGAAAATGGCACATTAACTGTATATAACCCAGAGGCCATAATGAACTCTGGAGCTGAGACAGTAGTGGGACAGTCTGACAAACATACAGGACCTGTCCGAGCGCTTGATTTCAACCCTTTTCAG AGTAATCTCCTCGCATCAGGAGCGAATGATTCAGAGATATATATCTGGGATCTAAACAACTTCAGCAGTCCAATGACACCAGGAGCAAAGGCACAG CCTGCTGAAGACATCAGTGTCGTGTCCTGGAACCGACAGGTTCAGCACATCCTGGCCTCCGCCAACCCCAGCGGGAAAGCAGTTGTGTGGGACCTAAGAAAGAACGAGCCTATCATCAAGATCAGTGACCACAGCAACAGG atgcaCTGTTCAGGGATGCTCTGGCACCCTGATGTGGCTACTCAGTTGGTGTTGGCCTCTGAAGATGACCGAATGCCAGTCCTCCAGATGTGGGACCTCCGTTTTGCCACATCACCCCTTAAAGTCCTTGAGAATCACACAAG GGGAATTCTGTCCATATCCTGGAGTCAGGCAGACTCTGAGCTCCTACTGAGTAGTGCTAAAGACAACCGGATCCTCTGCTGGAACCCAAACACTGGAGAG GTCATCTATGAGCTTCCAACGACGAACCAGTGGTGCTTTGACGTCCAGTGGTGTCCCAGGAATCCAGCTCTGCTTTCAGCCGCCTCGTTTGATGGGAAAATCACTGTTTACTCTGTGATGGGAGGGAGCTTGAAGGCTCAGCAGCAAAGCACAGCTGATAAG atatCCTCCTCATTTGATTCAATGGATCCCTTTGGTACAGGGCAGGTGCTCCCTCCCCTGCAAGTTCCTCAGCCTACAGTGCAGGATACCATAGTTCCCCCTCTGAAGAAGCCACCTAAGTGGGTGCGCAGGCCAGTGGGGGCTTCCTTTGCT tTTGGTGGGAAACTAATAACCTTTGAGAATCCCAAGATGCCTCCAGTGCAGAGCCCCCAGCCCGTCCCCAGACAGGTGTTTGTGAGCCAGGTCACCACGGAGACCGAGTTCCTACAGCGCTCCAGGGAGCTGCAGGTGGCGCTGCAGTCAGGTTCTTTCAACAATTACTGCCAGGCCAAGATTCAGAACGCCACATCAGACGCTGAGCAGGATATATGGAAGTTCCTTCTG GTTAATTTTGAGGATGAAGCTCGCATTAAATTCCTCAGACTCTTGGGTTTCAGTAAAGATGAATTGGACAAAAAG atttcgAAATGCCTGGGGAAGAATTTTCAACCCAATGGACATGCAGTAGATGCTGAAGACTTGGCAAAAAAGATGCTGCAACTCTCCACTGAG AGGTCTGATGAAGCAGCTTCAGTTGCTGATGCCAGAACATCAGGTTCTGTTTCTCCAGCTGACTTCTTCAGTCAGACACCAAAAGAAGTCTCCAACTTCCAGATCCCTGTATCATGtg ATACCGATGGTTTGATTAGCCAGGCACTGCTAGTCGGTAACTTTGAGGGAGCTGTGGATCTGTGTCTTAACGACGGTCGCTACGCTGAAGCAATCCTGCTATCCAtcagtggaggagaggagctgcTCAAGAAGACTCAGCAAAAATACTTAAGCAAGCAAAAGAATAGCATTTCAATG CTTATATCATCAGTGGTGACCCAGAACTGGAGGGACATTGTGCAAAGCTGTGAGCTGGATAATTGGAAGGAGGCTCTCGCTGCTCTGCTGACTTACGCTCACCCTGAAGACTTCGCCCGTCTGTGTG ATACCCTGGGAGGCCGGTTGGAGCATGAGGGGACAGAGAAGCGCTGCCTTCAGGCCTGTCTGTGTTACATCTGTTCTGGGAACATCGAGAAGCTGGTGGAGTGCTGGGCCTTGCATAGAGACTGCTCCTCCCCTCTTGGTCTAGAg gatCTGGTTGAGAAAGTCATGATGCTGCGTAAGTCAATTGAACGCCTCCGCAACAGCGAGGTGGCAGTCCAGAGCCCTATCCTGGCTGAGAAGCTAACTTGCTATGCCGGCATCCTGGCTGCAGAGGGCAGCCTGACCACTGCTATGACCTACCTGCCTGAGAACTCAGACCAa CCTGGGATCACGATGTTGAGGAACAGGCTGTTCCATGCTCAGGGAGAGGCTGCCGTTGGACAGCAGCCTCCAAACTCCAAGCCCACTCCTGCTGCTCAGCCTAATGCACCAAAAGCACAAATTATG GGTCAGCGCCAGCCTTCTGCTCCTTCTCAGGTGGTTGCACCTCCTCTGCCATCAATGTTCAACTCTCAAGGTGTTCCAGCCAACACTGGGCCCGGCCTGCCACCTTCTTCTCATGTACTGCCGCCCAGTGTGACCCGCCCTGCCATGAGGCCTTCCTACCCCCAACATCCTGCTCCTGCCCCAG GTTTCCTTCCTCATCAACCATTCCAGCCTCAGCCCTTGTCTGTCGGCGGACCCTCAGCCTTCCCTCCTCCAGGTCCTGCTATGCCAGCGGCTAACTTATCTGGACCTATGCTACAGCCTTCGTCGACGATTACCGGAGGCATGCCCCCCATGCCCAGCCCCGGGGTTCCACCGACAAGCTTCATGCCGTCTACCTCTTTGCCATCAGTCCCCATGCCACCCAGCTCCCAGCCTGGAGCCCCAGTTCCCATGTACCCAGGGGGCCACCAGGTGCCTGCACCCTCCATGGCACCTGGTCCTTATGCTCCTCCCGGTTCAGGGTATCCACAGGGAGGCCCTGGAGCTCCTGCTGTGAAGCCCTTCAGTGCCCCTGCTGTCGCTCCTCCTCCGACAG GATACTTTCCCTGGCTGAGTTCCCAGTGTGAATATGAAG GATCTCAAGAAGGCTGGAATGACCCACCAGCAGTACGAGGTGGACCCAGGAAGAAGAAG GTCCCTGATAACTACACTCCACCAACTCCCATCACTGTCCCTGTGATGGGATTCGCTGGGGAGGCCCCTCAGCCGCACGAACACGCCCAAGTCCCCCCCGGAGCCCCTCAGGAGCCCAGCGTGCAG CTCCTTCAGCAGCTGCCAGCAGAGAGGGTGGAGCAGAAAGAAATCCCCACTGAGCACATGGTCCTCAAATCCACCTTTGACAGCCTGGTGCAGCGCTGCCAGCTAGCAGCAGGAGACCCA caaacaaaaaggaaacttGATGATGCAGCCAAACGTTTGGGATTCCTGTATGACAAGCTGAGAGAGCAGTCG ctctccCACAACATCCTGAACGGGCTCCACGAGATCGGACGCTGCGTGGCAAACCAGAACTACCAGCGGGGTCTGGAGGTCCACACCCAGGtagtcagcagcagcaactttAGCGAGATCTCCGCCTTCATGCCCATCCTCAAAGTGGTCATGACCATCGCCAACAAGCTGGGCGTCtaa